One Bacteroidota bacterium genomic window carries:
- a CDS encoding CoA-binding protein encodes MKVRKAQIDDFFAGKHIAIAGVSRNPKKFGHEVFKELLKNGYDILPINPNAEKINGHHCYASVETLPADVDSLLIVTPKFETDQVLRSALNKGIKNIWVQQMSHTDSTLKIAEEFEKEIIHNKCIFMFAEPVKGAHKIHRVIMKLFGQLPG; translated from the coding sequence ATGAAAGTTAGAAAAGCACAAATCGATGATTTTTTCGCCGGAAAACATATAGCCATAGCCGGAGTATCACGTAACCCGAAAAAATTTGGTCATGAAGTGTTCAAAGAATTATTAAAAAATGGATATGACATCCTTCCTATTAATCCAAATGCAGAAAAAATTAATGGTCACCATTGCTATGCATCTGTAGAAACATTGCCTGCGGATGTAGATAGTTTGCTGATAGTTACGCCAAAATTCGAAACTGACCAGGTGCTGCGCAGTGCCCTCAATAAAGGGATAAAGAATATTTGGGTGCAGCAAATGTCTCATACCGATAGCACCTTAAAAATTGCCGAAGAATTTGAGAAAGAGATCATACATAACAAATGCATTTTCATGTTTGCAGAACCGGTGAAGGGAGCACATAAAATTCACCGTGTGATTATGAAACTTTTTGGTCAGTTGCCGGGATAA
- a CDS encoding LEA type 2 family protein — MQNTFFVSLSRLSLVVLLAVFMTSCGNFEKISIGDPSEFKLEGFEDNHLKLHIKVPVDNPTHHKIIFSDIDLKVFLNGNYIGKIIMDEGLAIERNVAKEYELPIKIRLANILGAAFIMMNMKQGQKAEIRIEGTITAKSFLVKRTIDIKETKRITL; from the coding sequence ATGCAAAACACATTCTTTGTATCTCTTTCTCGTCTTTCGCTGGTTGTACTATTGGCTGTTTTTATGACTTCATGTGGAAATTTCGAGAAAATTTCCATAGGCGATCCTTCCGAGTTTAAGTTAGAGGGTTTTGAAGACAACCACCTTAAATTGCATATAAAAGTACCTGTTGACAATCCTACGCATCATAAAATTATCTTTTCCGATATCGACCTGAAGGTATTTCTGAATGGGAATTACATCGGTAAAATAATTATGGACGAGGGTTTGGCAATTGAGCGGAATGTTGCGAAAGAATACGAACTTCCGATTAAAATTCGTCTGGCAAATATTCTGGGCGCTGCATTTATTATGATGAATATGAAACAGGGACAAAAGGCTGAAATCCGAATCGAAGGTACCATTACTGCAAAGTCATTTCTGGTTAAGCGGACCATAGATATTAAAGAAACCAAGCGCATTACGCTATAG
- a CDS encoding SPOR domain-containing protein gives MTEAKVIIVQSEAIKSLIESHQYTKSQLQGITGYRIRIYSNSGPKAKSEYDQVMAKFSYAFSEVPVYPKFVYPNYKIYVGDFRSESEALKFRKQIELQFTEAFLVQTQINYPKLNLND, from the coding sequence TTGACGGAAGCAAAAGTGATAATAGTGCAAAGCGAGGCTATTAAAAGCCTTATAGAAAGTCATCAATATACCAAAAGTCAGCTACAGGGAATTACAGGTTACCGTATTCGTATCTATTCAAATTCAGGGCCTAAAGCAAAATCAGAATACGATCAGGTGATGGCCAAATTCTCCTACGCCTTTAGCGAGGTGCCGGTTTATCCCAAGTTTGTTTATCCGAACTACAAGATTTATGTGGGGGATTTTAGAAGCGAGTCGGAAGCATTAAAATTCCGCAAGCAGATAGAATTGCAGTTTACCGAAGCTTTTTTGGTACAGACACAAATCAATTATCCAAAATTAAATTTGAATGACTGA